A stretch of Ipomoea triloba cultivar NCNSP0323 chromosome 11, ASM357664v1 DNA encodes these proteins:
- the LOC115997151 gene encoding 60S ribosomal protein L27-3-like: MVKFLKPNKAVILLQGRYAGRKAVIVRCFDDGTRDRPYGHCLVAGIAKYPKKVIRKDSAKKQAKKSRVRTFVKVVNYNHIMPTRYTLDVDLKDAVTQDCLQSHDKRVAAAKEAKARFEERFKTGKNRWFFSKLRF, encoded by the coding sequence atggtgaagttTCTGAAGCCAAACAAAGCCGTGATCCTCCTGCAAGGGCGATACGCCGGCAGAAAGGCGGTGATCGTGAGGTGCTTCGACGACGGCACCCGCGATCGTCCCTACGGCCACTGCCTCGTCGCCGGGATCGCCAAGTACCCGAAGAAGGTGATTCGCAAAGACTCCGCCAAGAAACAGGCGAAGAAATCCCGCGTCAGGACCTTCGTCAAGGTCGTCAACTACAACCACATCATGCCCACTCGCTACACGCTCGACGTCGACCTCAAGGACGCCGTCACGCAGGACTGCCTCCAGTCCCACGACAAGAGGGTCGCCGCCGCCAAAGAGGCCAAAGCCCGGTTCGAGGAGCGGTTTAAGACTGGGAAGAACCGCTGGTTTTTTTCCAAGCTCAGGTTCTGA
- the LOC115995669 gene encoding GPI-anchored protein LLG2-like, whose product MGLRICFVLLLFFLLLGIATPSFLKYDRLDSPGEEGRSLLPRGPDCPFDVENMNYKIVTSQCKRQPNYSAKLCCTSFKKLTCKYRDDLNSNPNTCATEMFYYLRRYGNYPAGLFLTLCKEGNNGLDCLGY is encoded by the exons atgggGTTGAGAATATGCTTCGTTTTGCttctcttcttccttcttcttggCATTGCCACCCCTTCATTTCTTAAAT ATGATAGGCTGGACAGTCCAGGAGAAGAAGGGCGTTCCCTTCTTCCTCGCGGTCCTG ATTGCCCATTTGACGTAGAGAACATGAACTACAAAATAGTTACTAGCCAGTGCAAAAGACAACCTAATTACAGCGCCAAGCTATGCTGCACATCATTTAAGAAATTAACCTGCAAATACAGAGATGATCTTAACTCGAATCCCAACACTTGCGCCACCGAAATGTTCTACTATCTCCGTCGTTATGGCAACTATCCTGCTGGGCTTTTCCTCACCCTCTGTAAGGAAGGCAACAACGGCCTCGACTGTCTTGGgtattaa
- the LOC115996114 gene encoding uncharacterized protein LOC115996114, producing the protein MAQAPPGPGVASTNIAPAEDSPHVDANEWAFEDIDVDSDSEPEVRDMADGRPHVTFSKELQKELCSAWKMALILKYLGKNIHFNVLNQRLPNIWKLQGKMTLIDIGYGCFVARFDNKNDYLHALLDGPWKMFDNYLVTQRWVPEFRARTAKLSKMAVWVRLPDLPMEYFRDDTIRAILDNVGKPLKLDRTTTIASKGRFTRAAVEVDLNKPLVSEVWVENSVQLVEYEGLHVVCFNWGVVGHREQSCPEIVSTQTATPNMESNGPPMPKSDGNQQATAPPPAPSQTPSKMRYGSWMLGPDASSAHRNRSNKSKSTSGPTQSNKGKSPLPSNTPPANPPAHHNAATPSHNGNVQPLIPPSRGRGGRSSAPRGKGRGVGRGSHPDHTPNGVNPTAAGGNGQAGVQGVFHFGKSPFSSGIGTGECSNPAGLGNSSSVTHGEGGGQTSPGVNGLS; encoded by the exons ATGGCGCAAGCGCCGCCTGGGCCGGGAG TAGCCTCCACGAACATTGCACCAGCAGAGGATTCGCCGCATGTAGATGCAAACGAATGGGCGTTTGAGGATATTGATGTGGACTCCGATTCTGAGCCGGAGGTGAGAGACATGGCGGATGGTAGACCACATGTAACCTTCTCTAAGGAGTTACAGAAGGAGTTGTGCAGTGCCTGGAAGATGGCGCTAATCCTTAAATACTTGGGCAAAAACATCCACTTCAATGTGCTCAATCAGCGTCTCCCCAACATCTGGAAACTCCAGGGAAAGATGACCCTCATTGACATCGGATACGGTTGCTTCGTTGCCCGATTCGACAACAAGAATGACTATCTCCATGCCCTTCTCGACGGTCCGTGGAAGATGTTCGACAATTACCTTGTTACGCAACGTTGGGTGCCGGAGTTCAGAGCCCGAACAGCGAAGCTCTCCAAAATGGCTGTCTGGGTGAGACTCCCCGACCTGCCGATGGAATATTTCAGAGACGACACTATACGGGCAATCTTGGACAACGTTGGCAAACCCCTTAAGTTGGATAGAACGACGACTATTGCATCGAAAGGTAGATTCACCAGAGCGGCGGTTGAAGTGGATTTAAATAAACCCCTGGTCTCCGAAGTGTGGGTTGAAAATTCGGTTCAATTGGTTGAATACGAGGGGCTGCATGTTGTTTGTTTTAATTGGGGTGTTGTTGGCCACCGTGAACAAAGCTGCCCCGAGATTGTATCAACACAGACGGCAACTCCTAACATGGAGTCGAACGGGCCTCCCATGCCCAAATCAGATGGTAATCAACAAGCGACAGCCCCACCACCTGCTCCGTCGCAGACACCGAGCAAGATGCGTTACGGGTCTTGGATGTTG GGTCCCGACGCTTCTTCCGCACACCGAAACAGGTCCAACAAATCTAAGTCGACATCGGGCCCCACGCAGAGCAACAAAGGTAAGTCTCCTTTACCCAGTAACACCCCTCCCGCTAATCCTCCGGCACATCACAACGCTGCCACCCCGTCGCACAATGGCAACGTACAGCCTCTTATTCCGCCCTCTCGAGGCCGTGGAGGGCGTTCCAGTGCTCCTCGGGGGAAAGGTAGAGGCGTAGGGAGGGGTAGCCATCCGGACCACACGCCTAATGGCGTCAATCCCACTGCTGCTGGCGGGAATGGTCAGGCCGGTGTCCAGGGAGTCTTTCATTTTGGAAAGTCTCCTTTTTCTTCCGGCATTGGAACAGGTGAGTGCTCTAATCCTGCGGGATTGGGCAATTCTTCTAGCGTTACGCATGGGGAAGGCGGTGGCCAAACTTCCCCTGGAGTCAATGGTTTGTCATGA